The region TACTGCTGGTCCCACCACACCCGACAACCCCGCCACCCGCCCCCCGCACCAACCCCGACCCACCACCCACCGAACCCGCACCTCACGCCCCCGCAACACCCACCAAACCCCCATCACACACTCCCCCCAAAATCCGCTCCCCCTTCCCGCACTAACCCCTCCCCTCCCCTCCCCCTCCTCCCCTCCCCCCTCCCCCTCCTCCTTCCTTCCGCGATCTAGGGCAAATGGTGGTGGATAGAGATCCACTAGCACGTATTTGCCCTAGATCGCGGGCGGAGGGGAGGGAGGGAGGGAGGGAGGGGGCGGGGGTCAGCGGGTGCTGAGCATGCTGACCTTGGCCAGTCCGGGTCGGGCGAGCGGGAGGTCGGGGAGGGCGGTGAGGGTGACCCGGACGTGGCGTCCGAGGGCGGTGAACAGCGCCCGCTGGGTCTGCGCGGCGGCCGGGTCGGCGGGTCGGTCGAGCACCTTCGACCAGGTCAGACCGTCCTTCGACACCTCGACGGTGTAGCCGTAGCCGAACTGGGCGGCCTCGCCGGCACCGGTCGGGATGGTGGCGCACTGGCCGGTGGCGGGACCGGCGACCGCGTTCGGTTCGCCGTCGCGTACCGGCGCCGGCTGGTTGCCGGTGCAGGCCAGCGGCCCGCGTACGGCGTTCGCCGACACCGCCTGCGGTCGGTTGCCGGTGCGGTTGCCGGAGAGGGTGACCGGGCCGGCGATCTGGTTGCCGGTCAGGGTGACCTGGCCGGTGGCGCCGCTGATCGAGACCGGGCCGGCGATCCGGCTGCCGGTGAGCCGGACCACTAGCGCCCCGGTCGCGGTGACCGGACCGGCGACGGTGGCGTTGTCGGCGACCAGCGAGGCGCCGGGGCGCACGGTGACCGGGCCGCTGACGGTGCCGGTGAGGCAGGTGAGACCGTCGGTCACGGTGAGCGGGCCGGCATGGGTGCCTTCGACCGTACGGGTGCAGGCGTCGCGGACGTCCGTACGCGGGAAGGTCAGCTCGATCCCGGCGAGGGTGCGCCAGCGGCCGAGGTCGACCTGCCAGCGCTGCCCGGTCGACGTGTCGGCGGCCTTCCAGGCGGTGGCCGGGTCGCCGTCGGTGGCCAGCGTGGCATCGTGTCCGGGCAGCGCGCTCGTGGCGGTGGCGGGACGACCGGCGGAGACGTCGACCGGGGTGTCGCCCGCGGTGTAGCGGGTGTAGTTGTAGAGCCGCTTGGCCTGCGGCAACGGGGTGCCGGTCACCTTCGCGGCCAGGTCGCACGGGCCGTTGCTCTTGATGGTCAGCGAGGCGCCCTGGACGTACTCGACGACCTCTTCCTTGTCGTCGCCGCAAAAGTCGGCGTGCCAGAGCCGGGCGGCCGGGTCGAGGACGCTGATCACGTCGCCGCTGCCGTTCATGATCGTGGTCGGTTCGCCGCAGCCCCGGTTCCACACCATGATCAGATCGCTGTGGTCGCCGGTCCAGTTGTGGATCGGCTCCGGGATCGAGCCCCAGCAGCCTCGGGTGGTCCGCGCCTCCTGCCAGACCATGCCGCCCCGCTCGTCCAGCAGGAACAGCCCGTCGTAGCCGTTGGCGGTCCGGTCGATCCGGTCCAGGCCGAGCGACTCCAGTCCGGGCAACTCCGGGATGTAGTCGCCGGTCATGATGTTCTGCGTCTCGACGATGTCGCTGTTGCGCCAGAGTTCGGCACCCGTACGCAGGTCGTGCGCGACGGCGGCGTCACCGCCGAGGATGAGTTCGGGTTCGGCGTCACCGGCGATGTCGGCCATCCACATCGTGTCGGCGTGACCGTCGCCCCGGTGCTGCCAGAGCAGTTGCCCGTCCGGGCCGACCATGTCGTAGCCGATCATCACCTCCTGCCGACCGTCGTTGTCGATGTCGTACGGCCAGGGGTAGTGACCGGTGTTGCCCCGGTGGGTCCAGAGCAGCGTGCCGTCGGCCGCCAGCGCCCACGCGGTGTCGTAACGGTCCTTGAGGATGATCTCCCGGGCGGTGTTCCCGCCGCTCAGGTTGGCGAAGACGATCGCGTCGTGGGCCAGCCGGTCGGGCAGTGCGAAGTCGCGTACGAGCTGCCCGGTGGCGCCGTCGAAGACCATGAACCGGCCGGGCTGGCGGGTGTCGCCGCCCGGGTGCATGATCGCCACGACCTCGTTGTCCCCGTCCCCGTCCACGTCGTGCACCTGGGCCGGGATGTCACTACCGTTGTTGCGCCCACGCGGGTCGGGGGTGCCCGCCTGCCAGAGCAGCCGACCGTCCAGGTCGTACGCGGTCAGCGCGGCGACCAGCGCTCCTTCGAACCGGTCGTCGGCGACGTAGTGCGGTTGCATGTAGACGATGTCGAGCCGGCCGTCCCCGGTAACGTCGCCGAACAGCGGACGCGCCCCGCCACCGGCGGCTCTGGTGTCGATTGTGGTCACGACATTCGGCACGATCCGCGCAGCGGCGGGTGCCGGGGCGCCGGCGGGCACGGCAGCGTTGACGGGTGGCGGGGCGACAGCGGGTGCCGGGGCGGCTGGCGGTGCGGTTTCGGCTCGGGCGGGGCCGGGTGGGGCGAGCACGGCGAGCAGTGCCACGGCCGACCCGGCGGCGCGCCAGGGCCAGGATCGAGGTCGGGATAGGGATCGGGCGGGACGGGGTTGGGACGGCGGGGGTAGCTGCGGCATTTCGGAGCCTCCTAAGGGGAGCGGGGGAATTCCGCAAGGAGATGAACCGTTTCAATAAGCCGCAGCCAAGATATCCAGGACGTTACGAAGGTGTCAAGGAAAACAACGCCCTCCCCAACCTGGCGCCCGCTTTTGCCAGTGGGAAGGCATCGACCGTTGACTTACGTACAAAGTCGCCGGTAACTTCCGAGGATTGAACTGTTTCAGGTCGAGTCCCGGTGAGGGTCGGGTCGAGTCCCGGCGAGGGGTCAGACCTGGCCGCCGAAGAAGCCGTACCGGGACAGCGGCCCGATCAGCTCACGCTCCTCGTAGGCGAGGTGCGACAGCAGGGCGTCGCTGAGCACGTCGACCGCCTCCTGGATGCCGGACAGGTCGTCCGGATGACTCACCAGCTCGACCAGGGCCCGGTCCACCCCTTCGAGCACCTCGTGGATGACCTGGTGCTCCTGGTCGAGCCGGTCGATCACGGCCGCCAGTTGCCCATCCGAGGCCCTCAGGTGCGGGAAGATGCCGCCGCTCTCCATCGTATGGTGCTGGGTCAGCGACACGCAGTACGACTGGCAGAAGGAGCCCAGGGTCCAGTTGTTGGACCGCAGCGTCATCGCGTTCACCTCGCCCCGAGCGGTCCCGACGTCCATGGCGTTGGCGCGTACCTGGTCGAGGATGTCGCGTACCCGGGCAAGTTCTTCCCGGTAGTGGTTGTGCACGTCGATCAGGTGCTTGCCGGCGGAGAGCCCACGCCCGGTGAACCGCACCTCCCGCGCCGGTTCGGGCACGCTCGGCCGGGTGCTCTCGTCCCAGACCCGGGTGCCGCTGTGCCGGGTCGTCGGCGGCGGCGTGGGCGTGAGTCCCGTACGGCTGGTCACCCAGTGGTCGGTGTCGGTCACGGTCTTCCTGTCTCTCCGGTACGGACGGCCGGGGTTGGTGGTGTCGATGCCGCCGCGACGAGCGGGGGCGGGGCGGGGCGGTCAGCGGGGCCAGTCCCGCCACTGCCGCAGGGTTGGAATGATCGTCTGCTCTTCCAGGTCGAGATGGGCCAGCAGCTCGGCGCCAACCGCTTGCAGGGCCACGACCAGGCGTTTCCTGGTTTCCGGGCGGTCGTCGCCGCCGAGCAGGTCGGCCAGCGCCTCCACCTGGTCGAGCAGGTCGGAGATCCGGCGGTGGTCGGCCTCCAGCCGCTTGACCGCCGGAACCAGGGCCGGGTTGGAGCGGCGCAGGGCCGGAAAGAGCCGGACGTCCTCGTTGCCGTGGTGTGAGTGCACCAGCCGGCAGTAGCTCAGGCAGTTGGTACGGAGCTGCCAGAGCGGACCACGGGTCTGCAACGACCGCACGGTCGAACGGACCCGGTCCGGTGACGCGCCCCGGCCGATCTGGTCGGCGAGCTTGCGGAGCTGGTTGAGGTCACGGCGCAGCACGCCGTGGATCCATCTCAGCTCCTCGACCAGGTGCTCCCCCGGCGCGGGTCGGGGGGCGCGAGCGCGACTCATGCGAACGACCGTACCAGATCGTTGATGTAGACCAATAATTACGTGGGGCAAATCATTTTGCCTCTGCTAACATAACCGCATGACGGTCGAGGAGACCCGGGACCGGCGGGCGATGGACCGTATCGGCCTGCTGCTGGCCCGGCACGGCGGCATCAGCAACGCCCGCATCCGCCAGGCGCTGGAGGCCACCGGCCTGAGCACCCGGGCCGGCATCACCCTGATGCACCTCGCCGAGAACGGCCCGATCGGGCAACAGGCACTGGTCGAGGCGCTCGGGGTCGATCCCAGCGCCCTGGTGGCCATCCTCAACGACCTCGAACGGGACAACCTGGTCGAACGGCGACGGGACCCGGCCGACCGGCGCCGGCACATCGTCGTGCTCACCGACGCCGGCTCGTCGGCTCTGACCAGGGTCGACGCCGCGATGGCGGCGGTGGAACGCGAACTGCTCGCCCACCTCGACGCCGACGAGGTCGCCACCCTGCACGAGTTGCTAAGCCGGATCAACACCGCCGTCGACGACGACGCCTGCCGCGAAGCCTGACCCTCCCCCACGGCAGGGGTACGCCGACCCGCAGCGGGTACGCCCCCACCGACGAGCACCGGGGCGGCGCCGAACGCCCCGGTCGTACGGGGAGGAGTCGGCCCGATGATCGAGCTACCGACGGAGAACGACCCTCGACTGGAGGCGACGTACCGGTCCGACCGGGTCTGGAGCGGCGTGACCACCAGCGGCGACGGCCGGGTCTTCGTCAGCTTTCCCAACGCCGACCGACCCGGCATCCAGGTGGCCGAGCTCGGCCCCGACGGTCAGCACGTGCCCTACCCGAACGCCGCCTGGAACGCGGTCCGGGACGACCATGATCCGGAGGGCGCGTTCGTCCAGGTCAACGGCCTACGGATCGGCCCCGACGGGCGGCTGTGGATCATCGACGCGGGCGCACCCGGTATCGGCCGACCGGCGATCGACGGCGGTGCCCGGCTCATCGTGGTGAATCTGAGCACCGACACGGTCAGCGACGTGTACGACCTCAGTCCGGCGACCCGTCCCCGCAGTTACCTCGACGACCTGCGGTTCAACGGTGACCGGATCTACCTCACCGACGCCGGGGAGCCCGGACTGATTGTGCTGGACCTGGGCACCGGACAGCTTCGCCGGCTGTTGGACGACCATCCCAGCACCACCGACCAGCGCCCGCTGTACGCCGACCACCGCAAGGCCCGTGGCGCGGAGGGCGACGAGGTGCTGGTCCACGCCGACCAGCTGGAGGTCTCCCCGGACGGCCGACAGCTCTACTACCAGCCGGCGTCCGGGCCGATGTCCCGGATCGGCACCCGGTGGCTGGACGACCCCTCGGTCACCCCCGGCGAGCTGGCCGACCAGGTGGAGGACTGGCTGGACACGCCGACCACCGGCGGCACCGCGATCGACGCGAACGGCGTGATCTACCTGAGCGACACCAACCAGCGGCGACTGCTGGCGATCAGTCCGGACCGCGAGGTGGAGACGGTGGTCGCCGATCCGCGCCTGGTCTGGGCCGACGCCATGTGGCTCGACCACGCCGGCGACCTGTGGATCCCGGTCCCCCAGCTGAACCGCACCGCCGGTTTCAACGGTGGCGTACAGGCGGTCGAGTATCCGGTGTGGATCTACAAGATGCATGTCGGTGCCGGACCCGCACCGAACGATCACCAGTGATCCCATGCACGGATCATGCATGGTGCGGCACGAATGGATCATGCATGAATGAGGTACGTGTCGGATATGTTCGACTGAGCCAAAGTTAAGGCTGTTTTGATGCCGTGTGTCGCGCCCTCAGGTGCGTTGACCACCGATCGCGCAGCCGCATAATGCAACGCAGGTCGCATGGCATCCGGCCAAAAGCGACATACCGAGAGTGAGAGGTGGAGCCGTGAAGCTCACCTTCGTTCGAAAGACTGCGTTGTCTCAGGTAAACAACTGCCCGTCCCTATATCGCACCGACCGCGACACCTTTGTAGTCCAGGGATGGCGGGTGTCGGACCCCGAAGCCCTGGCTCAGCTCGACGTACCCGCGCACGAAACCGTGGTCGAGGTCCCGGCCGACGTACTGGCGGAGATCGCCAAGGCCCTGTAACCACGGAGATCGGCTCACCGACCAGGAGTACCCGTACCGCCAGGGGAACCCGCCGGTGAGCCGATCGCCCTAAGCTGGACGACTGAGGATCCGCCGCCGGGCCGGCACCGCAACCGGCCGTACGGCCCGACACCGGCTGGTCATCGCCACTGCTCCACCGCCCGCACGGCGGCGCAGCGGTACCGTGACGCCTACCCAAGCGCAGCTTAGGAGCAGGTGATGTCCAGCAACCAGACCGGCAGCGACCGAGGGGCACTGGGGGCGAGACTGCGGGAACTCCGCGCCCGCGAAGGCATCTCCGGGGTCAGTCTGGCGAGCCGGCTGGGCTGGGTCCAGTCGAAGGTTTCCCGGATCGAGACCGGTCGACAACTGCCCACCGAGGACGACGTACGGGCCTGGGGTGCGGTGATTGGCGCCGACGAGTCCCTGCTGGACGAGCTGCTGCGACAGTTGCGGGAACTGCGTGGGGAACACATCGCCTGGCGGCGCGGTGCGACGGACGCGGCCCAGACCGGCACCCAACGTTCCATGATGGAGCTGGCGGCCGAGGCGACCCTGGTCCGCAACTTCGAACTCGGGGTGGTTCCCGGCCTGCTCCAGACCGCCGACTACGCCCGCGTACGCCTCGCCGAGAACGTCGAGTTCCACGGCGCACCCGGCGACGACCTGGAGGACGCGCTGCTGCTGCGGATCCAGCGCCAGCAGGTGCTGTACGACTCCGCCAAGCACTTCCGGTTCGTGGTGACCGAGTCCGTATTGCGAATGTCCCTCTGCCCGGTGGACGTGATGCGCGGGCAGCTCGACCGGTTGACCGCGCTGACCGGCATGAGCAACGTCGAACTCGGCGTCATCCCCACCTCGGCCCGGCTGCCACTCGCCCCGCTGCACGGGTTTGTCATGTTCGACGACACCGTCACGGTGGAGACCTGGGCCGAGGAACAGACCTGGCAGACCCCGGCCGACGCGCAGCGGTTCGGCCGGATCTTCGACCGGCTGCACGACGTGGCCCGGCACGGCGAGCACGCCCGCGAGATCATCCAGACGACGCTGGCCGGTCTCGCCACCCCCGCATGACCTCCTCGAACGCGGCGTGGACCGGCGTTCCGGGCAACTGACCGGTCGCGGCTATCTCGCCGGTTTGTCGGGCGATCTCCCGGAGTCGACCGCTCACTCCTGTCGCTGGGCCGCGCACTGGGCGCAGGTGCCGAAGATCTCCAGCGTGTGCCCCACGTCGGTGAAGCCGTGCTCGTCGGCGACCCGCTTGGTCCAGGTCTCGACCGTCGGTCCGGCCACCTCCACCGTACGGGCGCAGTGCCGACAGACCAGGTGGTGGTGATGGGTCGGGCTGCACCGGCGGTAGAGCTGCTCCCCGTTCGGCAGCCGCATGACGTCGATCTCGCCCGCGTCAACCAGCGTCTGCAAAGTCCGGTAGACCGTGGTCAGTCCCACCCCGACACCGCGCTGACGCAAATCGGCGTGGAGCTGCTGCGCGCTGCGGAACTCGGTCACCTCCCCGAGCAGGGCAACAACCTCGCCACGCTGCCGAGTGTGGCGAGTGACCCCGGGCACGGAGTTGATCACCACCAACCACCTTCCCCACTCCACCAAACAAGCGCCGCCAGTCTACGACCCACCCCCACGCCCCCCCTAGCCCCGTCACCACCCCCATCCCCGCCCCATCCCCATCCCGTCGCCATCCCCGCCCCGCCCCCGCCCCGTCGCCATCCCCGTCGATCTAGGGCAAATGGTGGCGATTAGGGATCAACTAGCACGCTTTTGCCCTAGATCGACGGGGCTTTGCGCCACGCGAAGGGAGGGAGGGAGAGAGGGGGAGGTGTGAGGGGGGAGGGAGGGGGTAAGGAGGGGCGTGGGATGGTGGAGGGGCGCTGGGGGTGGGGTGCATTTGGGGTGCCCTGCGGCGGGTGGGTGTGGCACCGCCGGGAGTGGCGGGGCGGCAGCATGAACGGGCAGACGCAGCGGTCGGGGCGACGGGCGGCGTTGATGGCGACACTCGGCGCGGTGGCGAACGCCGTACCGGCGGTCACCGTGCTGCCCAGCCTGCGACTGCGGCTCTTTCCCCGGCTCAGCGGATTCGGCGCCGTCGACCACGTGGCGCTCACCTTCGACGACGGGCCGGACCCGGCGTCCACACCACGGTTCGCCGAGGCGCTCGCCGCCCATCGGATCCGGGCGACGTTCTTCCTGCTCGGCTCCACCCTGGCCGATGCGCCGTCGGTCGGGCGGGACCTCGCCGCCGCCGGTCACGAGGTGGCCGTACACGGGTGGGCGCACCGGAACCTGCTGCTGCGCGGGCCGTACTCGACCCACCATGATCTGGCTCGGGCACGGGACCTGGTCCAGGAGACCACCGGGCAGACCCCCCGCTTCTACCGCCCACCGTACGGGGTGCTCAGCGCGGCGGCACTGCTGGCGGCCCGTCGACTGGCGCTGAGCCCGGTGCTCTGGACCTGCTGGGGGCGGGACTGGACCCGTACCGCGACACCGGCCTCGGTCCTCGCCACGCTGCGTACGGGACTCGGCGGCGGCGGCACGATCCTGTTGCACGACTCCGACCATTCCTCCGCACCAGGTGCCTGGCGGTCGAGCCTGGCGGCGCTGCCGTACCTGCTGGACGAGTGCGCCCGACGGGGTTGGCGGGTGGGCCCGCTGGGTGAGCACGGGCTGCCACCGCGCCGGCCGGGACGGGACGGGACGCACCGCAGCGCCGGACGGGCGGCGACGCAGTAGCGGTGGTGCTGCCGCTCGGAGCAGTGCACCCGGTCCGGCGGCCGTCGGGGACTGACTCTGCCGCACGGTCTCACCGCGGTCATCTCGTTCGGAACGGAGAGCGGACCGGACGGTCGGAGTCGCGGCGTACCGGATGCAGGCCGGCACCGCCGCGCACCGGCGTACGTCGGCGGGCCAGTACGCCGCCGACCCGGTTCGCCCGGCGCAGCGCCTCGAACAGCCGGTACGCCCCACCGGCGACCAGCCGGTGCTTGATCCCGGCGGCGCCCGGTGGCACCTGGTACCCGGTCACCGGCCGGTACCGGCGGAACCGCTCGACCATGGCGGTGAAGAACTCCCGGCGACGGGCGGTCGGCACCCGCTGGGGGTGCCCGAGGACCTGGAGGAAGTGCCAGATCATCCGTTCGAAGATCAGCCCGCGCAGCGCTTCCGGGATCTCCGGCCGGGCGGCCATGAACGCGAAGACCCGGTCCCAGTGCGGGAACAGCTCGAAGTGTCGTCCGCTGAGCGTGTGGGTGATCCCGCCGGCCTGGCGCTGCCGGTAGACGTAGCAGGTGCGATCAAGCAGGCTGATCCGCCCGGCCGCGAGCATCAGCGGAAAGCTGAACGAGACGTCCTCGTACCAGCCGTCGCCGAAGGTGAGGCCCAGGTCGGTGAGGAACCGGCGCCGGACGATCTTGTTGCAGGCGATGTGCAGCACCGAGAGCAGCGCCGGTCGGTCGCGCAGCGCGAACACCGACGGGGAGCCGGGCGGGCCGGCGACCCGGTTCACCGACTCGGTCCGGACCCGGCCGTCCCGCCAGACCCGGCTGAATCCGGTGACCAGCAGGTCGGGGCGGGTCCGGTTGAGCCGGTCGGCGACCGCGGTCAGGGTGCCGTCGGGCAGCCAGTCGTCGCTGTCCACGAACCAGACGTACGTTCCGGTCGCGCTTGCCAGGCCGGCGTTGCGA is a window of Micromonospora sp. NBC_01699 DNA encoding:
- a CDS encoding hemerythrin domain-containing protein, translating into MTDTDHWVTSRTGLTPTPPPTTRHSGTRVWDESTRPSVPEPAREVRFTGRGLSAGKHLIDVHNHYREELARVRDILDQVRANAMDVGTARGEVNAMTLRSNNWTLGSFCQSYCVSLTQHHTMESGGIFPHLRASDGQLAAVIDRLDQEHQVIHEVLEGVDRALVELVSHPDDLSGIQEAVDVLSDALLSHLAYEERELIGPLSRYGFFGGQV
- a CDS encoding helix-turn-helix domain-containing protein, encoding MSSNQTGSDRGALGARLRELRAREGISGVSLASRLGWVQSKVSRIETGRQLPTEDDVRAWGAVIGADESLLDELLRQLRELRGEHIAWRRGATDAAQTGTQRSMMELAAEATLVRNFELGVVPGLLQTADYARVRLAENVEFHGAPGDDLEDALLLRIQRQQVLYDSAKHFRFVVTESVLRMSLCPVDVMRGQLDRLTALTGMSNVELGVIPTSARLPLAPLHGFVMFDDTVTVETWAEEQTWQTPADAQRFGRIFDRLHDVARHGEHAREIIQTTLAGLATPA
- a CDS encoding polysaccharide deacetylase family protein produces the protein MNGQTQRSGRRAALMATLGAVANAVPAVTVLPSLRLRLFPRLSGFGAVDHVALTFDDGPDPASTPRFAEALAAHRIRATFFLLGSTLADAPSVGRDLAAAGHEVAVHGWAHRNLLLRGPYSTHHDLARARDLVQETTGQTPRFYRPPYGVLSAAALLAARRLALSPVLWTCWGRDWTRTATPASVLATLRTGLGGGGTILLHDSDHSSAPGAWRSSLAALPYLLDECARRGWRVGPLGEHGLPPRRPGRDGTHRSAGRAATQ
- a CDS encoding SMP-30/gluconolactonase/LRE family protein, with the translated sequence MIELPTENDPRLEATYRSDRVWSGVTTSGDGRVFVSFPNADRPGIQVAELGPDGQHVPYPNAAWNAVRDDHDPEGAFVQVNGLRIGPDGRLWIIDAGAPGIGRPAIDGGARLIVVNLSTDTVSDVYDLSPATRPRSYLDDLRFNGDRIYLTDAGEPGLIVLDLGTGQLRRLLDDHPSTTDQRPLYADHRKARGAEGDEVLVHADQLEVSPDGRQLYYQPASGPMSRIGTRWLDDPSVTPGELADQVEDWLDTPTTGGTAIDANGVIYLSDTNQRRLLAISPDREVETVVADPRLVWADAMWLDHAGDLWIPVPQLNRTAGFNGGVQAVEYPVWIYKMHVGAGPAPNDHQ
- a CDS encoding glycosyltransferase family 2 protein, which codes for MALLSVVIPVYRVEEYLTRCLDSVLRQPFTDLEVVAVDDASDDGCADILARYAATEPRLRVVTLNHNQGLGAARNAGLASATGTYVWFVDSDDWLPDGTLTAVADRLNRTRPDLLVTGFSRVWRDGRVRTESVNRVAGPPGSPSVFALRDRPALLSVLHIACNKIVRRRFLTDLGLTFGDGWYEDVSFSFPLMLAAGRISLLDRTCYVYRQRQAGGITHTLSGRHFELFPHWDRVFAFMAARPEIPEALRGLIFERMIWHFLQVLGHPQRVPTARRREFFTAMVERFRRYRPVTGYQVPPGAAGIKHRLVAGGAYRLFEALRRANRVGGVLARRRTPVRGGAGLHPVRRDSDRPVRSPFRTR
- a CDS encoding Fur family transcriptional regulator gives rise to the protein MVINSVPGVTRHTRQRGEVVALLGEVTEFRSAQQLHADLRQRGVGVGLTTVYRTLQTLVDAGEIDVMRLPNGEQLYRRCSPTHHHHLVCRHCARTVEVAGPTVETWTKRVADEHGFTDVGHTLEIFGTCAQCAAQRQE
- a CDS encoding discoidin domain-containing protein → MTTIDTRAAGGGARPLFGDVTGDGRLDIVYMQPHYVADDRFEGALVAALTAYDLDGRLLWQAGTPDPRGRNNGSDIPAQVHDVDGDGDNEVVAIMHPGGDTRQPGRFMVFDGATGQLVRDFALPDRLAHDAIVFANLSGGNTAREIILKDRYDTAWALAADGTLLWTHRGNTGHYPWPYDIDNDGRQEVMIGYDMVGPDGQLLWQHRGDGHADTMWMADIAGDAEPELILGGDAAVAHDLRTGAELWRNSDIVETQNIMTGDYIPELPGLESLGLDRIDRTANGYDGLFLLDERGGMVWQEARTTRGCWGSIPEPIHNWTGDHSDLIMVWNRGCGEPTTIMNGSGDVISVLDPAARLWHADFCGDDKEEVVEYVQGASLTIKSNGPCDLAAKVTGTPLPQAKRLYNYTRYTAGDTPVDVSAGRPATATSALPGHDATLATDGDPATAWKAADTSTGQRWQVDLGRWRTLAGIELTFPRTDVRDACTRTVEGTHAGPLTVTDGLTCLTGTVSGPVTVRPGASLVADNATVAGPVTATGALVVRLTGSRIAGPVSISGATGQVTLTGNQIAGPVTLSGNRTGNRPQAVSANAVRGPLACTGNQPAPVRDGEPNAVAGPATGQCATIPTGAGEAAQFGYGYTVEVSKDGLTWSKVLDRPADPAAAQTQRALFTALGRHVRVTLTALPDLPLARPGLAKVSMLSTR
- a CDS encoding hemerythrin domain-containing protein, whose translation is MSRARAPRPAPGEHLVEELRWIHGVLRRDLNQLRKLADQIGRGASPDRVRSTVRSLQTRGPLWQLRTNCLSYCRLVHSHHGNEDVRLFPALRRSNPALVPAVKRLEADHRRISDLLDQVEALADLLGGDDRPETRKRLVVALQAVGAELLAHLDLEEQTIIPTLRQWRDWPR
- a CDS encoding MarR family winged helix-turn-helix transcriptional regulator; this translates as MTVEETRDRRAMDRIGLLLARHGGISNARIRQALEATGLSTRAGITLMHLAENGPIGQQALVEALGVDPSALVAILNDLERDNLVERRRDPADRRRHIVVLTDAGSSALTRVDAAMAAVERELLAHLDADEVATLHELLSRINTAVDDDACREA